One part of the Deinococcus depolymerans genome encodes these proteins:
- a CDS encoding Rrf2 family transcriptional regulator: MWLSTRAQYGLRALIDIGRHHGQFVSLRDVSRRQGISHHYLEQLVGPLRRAGFIRSVRGAHGGYRLARPPHEITAYEVVIVMEGSLAPVACVEPDHACQAAGVCGTQALWKRVDDALRDVLDRSTLRDLILEAESGDHARLLQLT; encoded by the coding sequence ATGTGGCTCTCCACCCGTGCCCAGTATGGCCTGCGCGCCCTCATCGACATCGGCCGTCACCACGGGCAGTTCGTGTCGCTGCGCGACGTCTCCAGACGACAGGGCATCAGCCACCACTACCTCGAACAGCTCGTGGGCCCCCTGCGCCGCGCCGGGTTCATCAGGAGCGTCCGCGGCGCGCACGGCGGCTACCGCCTCGCCCGCCCCCCCCACGAGATCACCGCCTACGAGGTGGTCATCGTCATGGAAGGCAGCCTCGCGCCCGTCGCCTGCGTCGAGCCCGACCACGCCTGCCAGGCCGCCGGCGTCTGCGGCACCCAGGCCCTCTGGAAGCGCGTCGATGACGCCCTGCGCGACGTGCTCGACCGCAGTACGCTGCGCGACCTCATCCTGGAAGCCGAGAGCGGCGACCACGCACGCCTGCTGCAGCTCACCTGA
- a CDS encoding imelysin family protein yields MKFWLPLALALSTTASAADLSGVKTYLDTRLTTQLSGTAALKTAADTYYAAAKAANFNYRRLATQPGVRTTLQAARQGWQKASPAYENIEGIVAGVESLAAFDVILDAGTSAADSPEDAVPFDLTLPSGRVLPRPGNLFGVTEGTLWGTVKAYSSGVPFDVNGNGRTDLGDQLPDANVLKAASDRLHSESQRLRRAAAAWNPTREDVFGALVANVPTVGPVFFEDWKTTPFVLGAQSTRKDFVVISRLSDLKGNVASWQAMYAGLRPDVKARSATLDTQIGSGLNELATFVDRLLQREKTRRYTPEQAEQLQKEAQNRATVITGRITQAAALLGVHVE; encoded by the coding sequence ATGAAGTTCTGGCTCCCCCTGGCCCTCGCGCTCAGCACCACCGCCTCCGCAGCGGACCTGAGCGGCGTCAAGACCTACCTCGACACCCGGCTCACCACCCAGCTGAGCGGCACGGCCGCCCTGAAAACAGCGGCGGACACCTACTACGCCGCCGCGAAGGCCGCGAACTTCAACTACCGCCGGCTCGCCACCCAACCCGGCGTCCGCACCACCCTGCAGGCCGCCCGCCAGGGCTGGCAGAAGGCCAGTCCCGCCTACGAGAACATCGAGGGCATCGTCGCCGGCGTCGAGTCCCTCGCGGCGTTCGACGTGATCCTCGACGCCGGGACCAGCGCCGCCGACAGCCCCGAGGACGCCGTTCCCTTCGACCTCACCCTCCCCAGCGGCCGGGTATTGCCCAGACCCGGCAATCTGTTCGGGGTGACCGAAGGCACGCTGTGGGGCACCGTGAAGGCCTACAGCAGCGGCGTGCCCTTCGACGTGAACGGCAACGGCCGCACGGACCTCGGGGACCAGCTGCCCGACGCGAACGTCCTGAAAGCCGCGTCGGACCGGCTGCACAGCGAGAGCCAGCGCCTGCGCCGGGCCGCGGCCGCCTGGAACCCCACCCGCGAGGACGTCTTCGGGGCGCTCGTCGCGAACGTCCCCACCGTCGGCCCGGTCTTCTTCGAGGACTGGAAGACCACCCCCTTCGTCCTGGGCGCCCAGAGCACCCGCAAGGACTTCGTGGTGATCTCGCGCCTGAGTGACCTGAAAGGCAACGTGGCCTCCTGGCAGGCCATGTACGCCGGGCTGCGCCCGGACGTGAAAGCCAGGAGCGCCACCCTGGACACCCAGATCGGCAGCGGCCTGAACGAACTCGCCACGTTCGTCGACCGCCTGCTCCAGCGGGAGAAGACCCGCCGCTACACCCCCGAGCAGGCCGAGCAGCTCCAGAAGGAAGCGCAGAACCGCGCCACCGTCATCACCGGGCGGATCACGCAGGCCGCCGCGCTGCTGGGCGTGCACGTTGAATAG